Proteins co-encoded in one Trueperella abortisuis genomic window:
- a CDS encoding DUF2249 domain-containing protein — MNELPIQESHSCGCGHTHTDIPVLDARELAPAIRHGAILGAISQLKPGGSMNLIAPHNPVPLLDQVTAANGDAIAISYVSEDPWTVKFTRTA; from the coding sequence ATGAACGAACTACCTATTCAAGAATCCCATTCCTGCGGCTGCGGACACACCCACACCGACATCCCGGTGCTCGACGCCCGCGAACTCGCTCCGGCTATCCGTCACGGGGCAATCCTCGGTGCGATTTCCCAGCTCAAGCCAGGTGGCTCGATGAACCTCATCGCTCCGCACAACCCCGTCCCCCTCCTCGACCAAGTAACAGCAGCGAACGGTGACGCCATCGCAATCAGCTACGTATCCGAAGACCCGTGGACTGTTAAGTTCACCCGCACGGCGTAA
- a CDS encoding GntR family transcriptional regulator, which produces MDAQDRRPRTSAAGASRLPRAGRRSGERGSPARYEPAVELDRSSSQPLHAQISAPIKRAILEGHLLPGTRIENEVSMSRRLNVSRPTTRQALQSLVEGGFLLRRRGVGTVVAPQPVRQLMRLPSLHEEIIAAGHESTTEILNYNHRRATDAIAAQLAVPIDSPVVELERLRKRDGAPVAILYNWLPAAITPPRDKLENHGLYELLREAGVELASTTQSVGAERPDRREAKLLAISLRDPVLTIDRTAFDPRGAIIEWGFHIYRADLYRYESTVFAQG; this is translated from the coding sequence ATGGACGCCCAGGACCGTCGGCCGCGGACCTCCGCGGCAGGAGCCTCCAGGCTTCCGCGCGCCGGGCGACGCTCCGGCGAACGCGGCTCCCCCGCCAGGTACGAGCCCGCCGTCGAGCTCGACCGCAGCTCGAGCCAGCCGCTCCACGCCCAGATCTCGGCACCCATCAAGCGCGCCATCCTCGAGGGACACCTGCTGCCCGGCACCCGGATCGAGAACGAAGTCTCGATGTCGCGCCGGCTCAACGTCTCCCGGCCGACCACGCGCCAGGCGCTCCAGTCGCTCGTCGAAGGAGGCTTCCTGCTGCGCCGCCGCGGAGTCGGAACCGTCGTCGCCCCACAACCGGTACGGCAGCTCATGCGCCTGCCCTCCCTGCACGAGGAGATCATCGCCGCCGGGCACGAATCCACCACGGAGATCCTCAACTACAACCATCGCCGCGCCACCGACGCCATCGCCGCACAGCTCGCAGTGCCGATCGACTCGCCCGTCGTGGAGCTGGAGCGGCTACGCAAGCGCGACGGCGCACCCGTAGCCATCCTCTACAACTGGCTACCCGCCGCGATCACCCCACCGCGCGACAAGCTCGAAAATCACGGGCTGTACGAGCTACTGCGAGAGGCCGGGGTGGAGCTGGCCTCGACCACGCAGTCCGTCGGCGCCGAGCGGCCCGACCGGCGCGAAGCCAAGCTGCTCGCCATCTCCCTACGCGACCCCGTCCTCACCATCGACCGCACCGCCTTCGACCCCCGCGGCGCGATCATCGAATGGGGCTTCCACATCTACCGCGCCGACCTTTACAGGTACGAGTCCACGGTCTTCGCCCAGGGCTAA
- a CDS encoding sugar ABC transporter ATP-binding protein, giving the protein MLLEARSICKRYPGVQALDGVDFKLRAGQIHALVGENGAGKSTLMKILGGVERADTGQVLLDGKPVTLTGPLDAQRRGIALIHQELNLMADLSVAQNIYFGREPRRGPFIDDAAMAAGARDILKKVGLNIDPTIRLGTLTVAGQQMVEIAKALSMDARILIMDEPTAALSEHEVVQLYGIVREFIADGERAVIYISHRLEEIQELCTQVTVLRDGVIVASHPTPELTREDMIALMVGRVIDTSHRPEPYPGGEPKLEVRHLSAGIVRDVSFTVHAGEIFGLAGLVGAGRTETARAIVGADEKEAGDVVVSGKALLAASVEDAVRGGIGYLSEDRKHYGLLLEQSLTQNVALPSLARWSRRGVVDDSHAGQVAERSVGELAIATPSVEQKVKTLSGGNQQKVVIAKWVARDCDVLIFDEPTRGVDVGAKDDIYSLMELLAAQGKAIVVISSEIAELQRVAHRIGVMCQGRLTGILDNPEATQENIMDLATRFVAAEGEA; this is encoded by the coding sequence ATGCTTCTCGAAGCGCGCTCGATCTGCAAGCGCTATCCGGGCGTGCAGGCTCTGGACGGCGTCGATTTCAAACTCCGCGCCGGCCAGATCCACGCACTCGTAGGTGAAAACGGCGCGGGCAAGTCCACGCTGATGAAGATCCTCGGCGGCGTTGAACGCGCCGACACCGGCCAGGTGCTCCTCGACGGCAAACCCGTCACCCTCACCGGCCCGCTCGACGCCCAGCGCCGCGGCATCGCCCTCATTCACCAAGAGCTCAACCTCATGGCCGACCTCAGCGTCGCCCAGAACATCTACTTCGGCCGCGAGCCACGCCGGGGGCCCTTCATCGACGACGCCGCCATGGCCGCCGGCGCCCGCGACATCCTGAAGAAGGTCGGCCTGAACATCGACCCCACGATTCGGCTCGGCACCCTGACGGTGGCCGGCCAGCAGATGGTGGAGATCGCCAAGGCGCTCTCGATGGACGCCCGCATCCTCATCATGGACGAGCCGACAGCCGCGCTCTCGGAGCACGAGGTCGTCCAGCTGTACGGAATCGTTCGCGAGTTCATCGCCGACGGCGAGCGCGCCGTCATCTACATCTCTCACCGCCTGGAGGAGATCCAGGAGCTGTGCACGCAGGTCACGGTGTTGCGCGACGGCGTCATCGTCGCCTCACACCCCACCCCGGAGCTGACCCGCGAGGACATGATCGCGCTCATGGTCGGCCGCGTCATCGACACCTCCCACCGCCCCGAACCCTACCCCGGCGGCGAACCGAAGCTGGAAGTGCGCCACCTCAGCGCCGGCATCGTCCGCGACGTGTCCTTCACGGTCCACGCCGGGGAGATCTTCGGGCTGGCCGGCCTGGTCGGCGCGGGCCGGACGGAGACCGCGCGGGCGATCGTCGGGGCGGACGAGAAGGAGGCGGGCGACGTCGTCGTCTCCGGCAAGGCCCTGCTCGCCGCGTCCGTGGAGGATGCCGTGCGCGGGGGGATCGGCTACCTGTCGGAGGACCGCAAGCACTATGGGCTCCTGCTGGAACAGTCGCTGACGCAGAACGTGGCACTACCGTCGTTGGCTAGGTGGTCGCGCCGCGGCGTCGTGGACGATTCGCACGCCGGGCAGGTGGCCGAGCGGTCCGTGGGGGAGCTCGCGATCGCCACCCCCTCGGTGGAACAGAAGGTCAAGACGCTCTCGGGCGGTAATCAGCAGAAGGTGGTCATCGCGAAGTGGGTGGCCCGCGACTGCGACGTCCTCATCTTCGACGAGCCCACGCGCGGGGTGGATGTGGGCGCCAAGGACGACATCTATTCACTCATGGAGTTGCTGGCGGCGCAGGGGAAGGCCATCGTGGTCATTTCCTCGGAGATCGCCGAGCTGCAGCGAGTTGCACACCGCATTGGCGTGATGTGCCAGGGCCGGCTGACCGGAATCTTGGACAACCCCGAGGCGACGCAGGAGAACATCATGGATTTGGCAACGCGATTTGTTGCGGCAGAAGGAGAAGCATGA
- a CDS encoding ABC transporter permease: protein MNGNVESSVRPDAESVGIKVREGKKVGGGLLGRLYAKHPAQVLIVVSELVLVAVFAVASPYFLDLGNISALLLDASVYILLALGLTFVIATGGIDLTPGFGMAFTGVIAALTMTKVGGPMWLAIAAGVIAGILAGLVLGIVNGFLVAKLNMQPMVATLAMMLVAWGAALSITGTSSIPLNDFGPFLALGNGKTFGLTNAIYLCILAAILAHFLLKHTLIGRYALAMGSNEEATELSGVNVQRWKWRVYALAGTFTGLAGVLMASRLASGKPDVGQSYEMYAIAAAVLGGASLRGGNASVFGSVVGAILIATIRNGAVHLGMSDQNQKIVLGIIVLIAVFVDVRRKPKASA, encoded by the coding sequence ATGAACGGCAACGTCGAATCGAGCGTCAGGCCCGACGCCGAAAGCGTCGGCATCAAGGTGCGAGAAGGAAAGAAGGTCGGCGGCGGCTTGCTCGGCAGGCTGTATGCCAAGCACCCGGCGCAGGTGCTGATCGTGGTCTCGGAGCTGGTGCTCGTTGCCGTGTTCGCGGTGGCCAGCCCCTACTTCCTCGACCTAGGCAACATCTCGGCGCTACTGCTGGACGCCTCGGTTTACATCCTCTTGGCCCTCGGGTTGACGTTCGTCATCGCAACCGGCGGCATCGACCTCACCCCCGGATTCGGCATGGCATTCACGGGCGTGATCGCGGCGCTTACGATGACGAAGGTGGGCGGGCCGATGTGGCTGGCGATCGCGGCCGGCGTCATCGCGGGAATCCTGGCTGGGCTGGTGCTCGGGATCGTCAACGGGTTTCTTGTGGCAAAGCTGAACATGCAACCCATGGTGGCGACCCTGGCGATGATGCTGGTGGCGTGGGGTGCGGCGCTGTCGATCACGGGGACGTCCTCGATCCCGCTCAACGATTTTGGGCCGTTCCTCGCCCTCGGCAACGGCAAGACGTTCGGGCTGACCAACGCGATCTACCTGTGCATCCTGGCGGCGATCCTCGCACACTTCCTGCTCAAGCACACGCTGATCGGGCGCTACGCGCTGGCGATGGGCTCGAACGAGGAGGCCACCGAGCTTTCCGGGGTTAACGTGCAGCGCTGGAAATGGCGGGTCTACGCGCTCGCCGGCACGTTCACCGGCCTGGCCGGCGTGCTCATGGCGTCGCGGCTGGCATCGGGTAAACCGGACGTGGGCCAGTCCTATGAAATGTATGCCATCGCGGCAGCCGTGCTCGGCGGGGCGTCGCTGCGCGGCGGTAACGCCTCCGTGTTCGGTTCAGTGGTCGGCGCCATCCTCATCGCCACGATCCGCAACGGCGCCGTCCACCTCGGCATGTCCGACCAGAACCAGAAGATCGTGCTCGGCATCATCGTGCTCATCGCGGTGTTTGTGGACGTGCGGCGCAAGCCGAAGGCGTCGGCATAA
- a CDS encoding ABC transporter substrate-binding protein, with translation MTRRRETRGQTTRRRKAATALAALTTAVALALGLSGCAGLGERVSEANGRMDIAVVAKGYASPFWAAVKAGAMDAGQDLGVNVRFSGPDTESDVVRQVDQINLAHVQHPDAFVFAALDSSASVIALQQFVDSHIPVIAFDSGVPGSDIPLSTVATDNRAAAAEAAAHMAELLGGTGKVAVLAQSSTSVTGIDRRDGFIDWLAENAPGVEVVDVQYNDSDQAKAEQQAAAILQAHPDLGGMFATDDDGAVAAAQTVRRTGRDVKVIGFDSGAVQIGLIREGAMAGAVTQNPYQMGYIAVEKAVAAAKGEAIEHEIDSGFYWYDASNLDDPDIQKAVYD, from the coding sequence ATGACGCGCCGGCGGGAAACGCGCGGGCAGACAACGCGCCGGCGGAAGGCCGCCACCGCGCTCGCGGCCCTCACCACGGCCGTCGCGCTCGCCCTCGGCCTGAGTGGCTGTGCGGGCTTGGGCGAGCGGGTCTCGGAGGCCAATGGGCGGATGGATATCGCAGTCGTCGCGAAGGGGTACGCGAGCCCGTTCTGGGCCGCCGTCAAGGCCGGCGCGATGGACGCCGGGCAGGATCTTGGGGTGAACGTGAGGTTTTCGGGGCCGGATACGGAGTCTGACGTCGTGCGGCAGGTGGATCAGATCAACCTCGCCCACGTCCAGCACCCGGACGCGTTCGTGTTCGCCGCCCTCGATTCCTCCGCCTCCGTCATCGCGTTGCAGCAGTTCGTGGACTCACACATCCCCGTCATCGCCTTCGATTCGGGCGTGCCGGGATCGGACATCCCGCTGTCGACAGTCGCCACCGACAACCGTGCCGCCGCCGCCGAGGCCGCCGCGCACATGGCTGAGTTGCTCGGCGGGACGGGGAAGGTGGCGGTGCTTGCGCAGTCCTCCACGTCGGTGACCGGCATCGACCGCCGCGACGGTTTCATCGACTGGCTTGCCGAGAACGCCCCCGGCGTGGAGGTGGTGGACGTCCAGTACAACGATTCCGACCAGGCCAAGGCTGAGCAGCAGGCTGCCGCGATCCTACAGGCGCACCCCGACCTTGGTGGCATGTTCGCCACCGACGATGACGGCGCGGTCGCCGCCGCGCAGACCGTGCGCCGTACCGGGCGTGACGTCAAGGTGATCGGCTTCGATTCGGGCGCCGTGCAGATCGGTCTGATCCGCGAAGGCGCGATGGCTGGGGCGGTCACGCAGAACCCGTATCAGATGGGTTACATCGCGGTGGAGAAGGCGGTGGCCGCCGCGAAGGGGGAGGCGATCGAGCATGAGATCGACTCCGGTTTCTACTGGTACGACGCCAGCAATCTCGATGACCCCGACATTCAGAAGGCGGTCTACGACTAG
- a CDS encoding carbohydrate kinase family protein, producing the protein MSENAEVIAAGPIFLDVIQYGLEHAPRPGEEQWVAGGAVMAGGVANQAIACARLGLNVEVVTNVGADRAGRWVAEMLAEENVGLAGSTREGNQSVTVAQVLGGDRAFTTYGDGACPDLPGTVLAQPPRFLVASIDYLARNFDRLKRLRGAGTVVVADTAWDPTGRWDRADLDPLAQADIFVPNAAEALAYTRAGSVREAATRLLELVPTVVVTCGGDGAVVASRPTCVLTRDDGLGEAGGLAGADALAGSAHAGAGPLGALIIELPAIDVEAKDTTGAGDSFTAGLVRALARGAKLSEAVMLGQVVAGWTVQRLGGSAAPTCADLRDWAESGQLCWALPADSAGSEQPGTGREATFAGRFGPYLRIYVDEAEIVPRKSARPGAGSGAGPADWPTIPDPAAIVAAYAG; encoded by the coding sequence ATGAGTGAGAACGCAGAGGTTATTGCGGCGGGTCCGATCTTTCTTGACGTCATCCAGTACGGGCTCGAACACGCGCCGCGGCCCGGCGAGGAGCAGTGGGTAGCGGGCGGGGCCGTCATGGCCGGCGGCGTGGCGAACCAGGCGATCGCGTGCGCCCGGCTCGGCCTGAACGTGGAAGTAGTGACAAATGTCGGCGCGGATAGGGCCGGGCGCTGGGTGGCCGAGATGCTCGCGGAGGAAAACGTGGGGCTGGCAGGATCCACGCGTGAGGGCAATCAGTCGGTGACGGTAGCGCAGGTACTGGGCGGAGACCGCGCGTTCACCACATACGGTGACGGCGCGTGCCCGGACCTGCCGGGCACCGTGCTCGCGCAGCCGCCGCGCTTCCTCGTGGCCTCCATCGACTACCTCGCGCGCAACTTCGACCGCCTGAAGCGGCTGCGGGGCGCGGGGACCGTGGTCGTGGCAGACACGGCTTGGGACCCCACCGGGCGCTGGGATCGCGCCGACCTCGACCCGCTGGCCCAAGCCGACATCTTCGTCCCCAACGCCGCCGAAGCCCTCGCCTACACGCGGGCGGGGAGCGTGCGGGAAGCCGCCACGCGGTTGTTGGAGCTGGTGCCCACCGTGGTCGTGACCTGCGGCGGGGACGGGGCGGTGGTCGCCAGCCGGCCCACGTGCGTGCTGACTAGGGATGACGGGCTGGGTGAGGCCGGCGGGCTGGCAGGGGCTGACGCGCTAGCTGGCTCCGCACATGCCGGCGCGGGTCCGCTGGGCGCGCTGATCATCGAGCTGCCGGCGATCGACGTGGAGGCCAAAGACACCACCGGCGCCGGCGACTCGTTCACCGCCGGGCTCGTGCGCGCACTCGCCCGCGGAGCCAAACTGTCCGAGGCCGTGATGCTCGGCCAGGTGGTGGCGGGGTGGACCGTGCAGCGGCTGGGTGGCTCGGCGGCGCCCACCTGTGCTGACCTGCGGGATTGGGCGGAGTCGGGCCAGCTGTGCTGGGCACTCCCCGCCGATTCAGCTGGGTCAGAACAGCCGGGTACCGGGCGTGAAGCGACATTCGCGGGACGATTTGGGCCGTATCTGCGTATATACGTAGATGAGGCCGAAATCGTCCCGCGAAAGTCCGCCCGCCCGGGTGCCGGCTCCGGTGCAGGCCCGGCTGACTGGCCGACAATCCCAGACCCCGCGGCCATAGTGGCCGCCTACGCCGGCTAG
- a CDS encoding family 4 glycosyl hydrolase, protein MMKLTLIGGGGFRVPHVASVFQEDSPVRLDELCLYDIDPARLAIMRNVLVQLGLTEAIGSVTTTTSLSDAVRGADYVFSAMRVSGACGRVIDEREALRRGVLGQETVGVAGYAYAFRQIPEALRLARAVAELAPSAWVLNFTNPAGIITQAMRTLYPRVVGICDTPIGLVRRAIHVLGLEESTTTYDYVGLNHLGWLRSMTSNGVDHLPRLLAEDSLLVRMEETQVIGADWIRALGHMPNEYLYYYYKNREIVQRLRHGQTRGEFLVKQQGRFYESAEANPSRAGEVWRAADAERDATYMAEAREEGEGRPEEGIDIGGYPRVALELMNALSNGATSQFQMILGVGNSDDESGRGLLVPELRADAVVEVPCVVDANGIHPRRPAPVTGPELGLMTSVKACEELVIEAALKGDREIAWKALASHPLVDSIDVAREVLDAYIECNPDVARVFARG, encoded by the coding sequence ATGATGAAACTGACGTTGATCGGCGGGGGCGGCTTCCGCGTCCCGCACGTGGCATCCGTGTTCCAGGAGGACTCCCCGGTGCGCCTGGACGAGCTATGCCTGTACGACATCGACCCCGCCCGCCTTGCCATTATGCGCAACGTCCTGGTCCAGCTGGGACTGACGGAGGCGATCGGGTCCGTGACCACGACGACGTCGCTATCGGATGCCGTCCGCGGCGCGGACTACGTCTTTTCCGCGATGCGCGTCTCGGGGGCATGCGGGCGTGTGATCGATGAGCGGGAGGCGCTGCGGCGCGGCGTACTCGGCCAGGAGACGGTGGGCGTCGCCGGCTACGCCTACGCGTTCCGTCAGATCCCGGAGGCCCTCCGCCTCGCCCGCGCGGTCGCCGAGCTCGCGCCGAGCGCCTGGGTCCTGAACTTCACGAACCCGGCGGGTATCATCACGCAGGCGATGCGGACGCTTTACCCGCGTGTCGTCGGCATCTGTGACACCCCGATCGGGCTGGTGCGCCGGGCGATTCACGTGCTTGGCCTGGAGGAATCCACGACGACGTACGACTACGTCGGCCTCAACCACCTCGGCTGGCTGCGCTCGATGACGTCGAACGGCGTTGACCACCTGCCACGCCTCCTGGCAGAGGATTCGCTTCTGGTCCGCATGGAGGAAACCCAGGTGATTGGCGCGGACTGGATTCGCGCGCTCGGGCATATGCCCAACGAGTACCTGTACTACTACTACAAGAATCGGGAAATCGTGCAGCGCTTGCGCCACGGTCAGACTCGTGGTGAGTTCCTCGTCAAGCAGCAGGGGCGCTTCTACGAGTCGGCGGAGGCGAATCCGAGCCGGGCGGGCGAGGTGTGGCGTGCCGCCGACGCCGAGCGTGACGCTACGTACATGGCCGAGGCTCGCGAGGAGGGCGAGGGGCGTCCCGAGGAGGGGATCGACATCGGCGGCTATCCGCGCGTCGCTCTTGAGTTGATGAACGCGCTGAGCAACGGCGCGACCTCCCAGTTCCAGATGATCCTCGGCGTGGGTAATTCCGACGACGAGTCCGGCCGGGGGTTGCTCGTGCCCGAGCTTCGGGCCGACGCCGTGGTGGAGGTTCCGTGCGTTGTGGATGCGAACGGCATTCACCCCCGGCGCCCGGCGCCGGTGACGGGGCCCGAACTTGGGTTGATGACGTCGGTGAAGGCGTGTGAGGAGTTGGTTATCGAGGCTGCGCTTAAGGGGGATCGGGAGATCGCGTGGAAGGCGTTGGCCAGTCACCCGCTTGTTGACTCGATCGATGTGGCCCGCGAGGTCCTGGATGCCTACATCGAGTGCAACCCCGATGTGGCCCGCGTGTTCGCCCGAGGGTGA